The following proteins come from a genomic window of Gossypium raimondii isolate GPD5lz chromosome 5, ASM2569854v1, whole genome shotgun sequence:
- the LOC105784834 gene encoding pleiotropic drug resistance protein 1 isoform X2 translates to MVMEGGDIIKASNSLRGSLRAGSLRAGSSSIWRNSAVDVFSRSSRDEDDEEALKWAALEKLPTVARLRKGILTGSQGGANEVDVDNLGWQEKRTLLERLVKVAEEDNERFLLKLKNRIDRVGIDLPTIEVRYENLNIEAEAFVGTSALPSVLNFITSIFENFLIDMGVLSSRKKKLTILKDVSGIVKPGRMTLLLGPPSSGKTTLLLALAGKLNPDLKFSGSVTYNGHTMKEFVPQRTAAYISQHDLHLGEVTVRETLAFSARCQGVGTRYDMLAELSRREKEANIKPDPDIDVFMKAVATEGQEASVITDYILKILGLDVCADTMVGNEMLRGISGGQRKRVTTGEMLVGPARALFMDEISTGLDSSTTFQIVNSLRQTVHILNGTAVISLLQPAPETYDLFDDIILLSDGVIVYQGPREHVVSFFESMGFRCPERKGVADFLQEVTSRKDQMQYWVRKDQPYRFITANEFAEAFQSFHVGMKLGDELGTPFDKTKSHPAALTTQKYGVGKWELLKACIAREFLLMKRNSFVYIFKCMQLTVMALITMTLFFRTEMHKDSVQGGRIYMGALFFGMTMIMFNGMSELSMTISKLPVFYKQRDLLFFPSWAYALPSWILKIPITFLEVSIWVFITYYVIGFDPNAERFFRQYLILVLTNQMASGLFRSIAAIGRNMIVANTFGSFALLVLFALGGFVLSREDIKGWWIWGYWISPMMYGQNALMANEFLGHQWNRVLPGSNVSLGVEVLNSRSFFPDSYWYWIGVGGLIGFVFLFNFVFTVALTYLAPFEKNKAVISDEPESDDQVNGVGVGGSIQLTNQESSSSHVNRSEIQDDIQRSTSSMSFSMSDATVGANGKGKKGMVLPFEPHSITFDDIVYSVDMPQEMKEQGVPEDRLVLLKGVSGAFRPGVLTALMGVSGAGKTTLMDVLAGRKTGGYIDGNITVSGFPKQQETFARVSGYCEQNDIHSPHVTVYESLLYSAWLRLSSEVDAQTRKMFIEEVMELVELKPLRHALVGIPGVNGLSTEQRKRLTIAVELVANPSIIFMDEPTSGLDARAAAIVMRTVRNTVDTGRTVVCTIHQPSIDIFEAFDELFLMKRGGQEIYVGPLGHHSRHLIKYFEGIQGVSKIKDGYNPATWMLEVTSTAQELSLGVDFAEIYKKSDLYRRNKALIEDLSKPAPGAKELYFATQYSQSFLTQCTACLWKQHWSYWRNPPYTAVRFLFTTVIALMFGTVFWDLGSKTKTIQDLSNAMGSMYAAVLFLGIQNASSVQPVVAVERTVFYRERAAGMYSAMPYAIAQVLIEIPYIFVQASVYGLIVYAMIGFEWTVAKFFWYLFFMFFTLLYFTFYGMMAVAVTPNHYIAAIVSAAFYGVWNLFSGFIIPRPSMPIWWRWYYWICPVSWTLYGLVVSQFGDITHMLEDGNNETVEQYLRNFYDFRHDYLGLVAAVIVSFAVLFGAIFTVSIKMFNFQRR, encoded by the exons ATGGTAATGGAGGGTGGTGATATTATTAAAGCGAGTAATAGTTTACGGGGAAGTTTACGAGCAGGAAGTTTAAGAGCCGGAAGCTCTTCGATATGGAGAAACAGTGCTGTGGACGTATTTTCAAGGTCTTCAcgagatgaagatgatgaagaagCTTTGAAATGGGCCGCACTTGAGAAACTACCAACTGTCGCTCGTCTCAGGAAAGGTATATTAACTGGCTCTCAAGGTGGTGCCAATGAGGTCGATGTTGATAACCTTGGATGGCAAGAAAAGAGGACTTTACTTGAGAGGTTGGTCAAAGTTGCAGAGGAAGACAATGAAAGGTTCTTGTTGAAGCTCAAGAATCGTATAGACAG gGTTGGCATCGATCTTCCCACAATCGAAGTCAGATATGAAAATCTAAATATTGAAGCCGAAGCTTTTGTAGGAACCAGTGCTTTGCCTTCTGTTCTTAATTTCATTACTAGCATATTCGAG AACTTCTTGATAGATATGGGTGTTCTTTCTAGTAGAAAGAAAAAGCTGACTATCCTCAAAGACGTCAGTGGCATCGTTAAGCCAGGAAG GATGACATTGCTTTTGGGTCCTCCAAGTTCTGGAAAAACCACTCTCTTGTTGGCTCTGGCCGGGAAGCTTAATCCTGATCTCAAG TTTTCGGGGTCTGTGACATACAATGGGCATACCATGAAGGAGTTTGTGCCTCAGAGAACTGCTGCCTATATCAGTCAACATGATCTTCACTTGGGAGAAGTTACTGTGAGGGAAACTTTGGCCTTTTCTGCAAGATGCCAAGGTGTTGGAACCCGATATG ATATGTTGGCAGAGCTAtcaagaagagagaaagaagcaAACATTAAACCTGATCCTGATATTGATGTCTTCATGAAG GCAGTAGCAACAGAAGGACAGGAAGCAAGTGTAATCACTGACTATATTTTGAAG ATTTTAGGACTGGATGTATGTGCAGACACTATGGTAGGAAATGAAATGTTGAGGGGTATCTCTGGAGGACAAAGGAAGCGTGTCACAACAG GTGAAATGCTGGTTGGACCTGCCAGGGCACTGTTTATGGATGAGATATCTACTGGTCTAGACAGCTCTACTACATTCCAAATTGTGAACTCCCTCAGGCAAACTGTTCACATCCTTAATGGAACTGCAGTCATCTCCCTTCTACAGCCAGCTCCTGAGACTTACGATCTTTTTGATGACATTATTCTCCTTTCTGATGGAGTGATAGTATATCAGGGTCCTCGTGAACATGTGGTGAGCTTTTTCGAATCTATGGGCTTCAGGTGCCCGGAGAGAAAAGGTGTGGCTGATTTCTTGCAAGAG GTTACATCAAGGAAAGACCAAATGCAGTATTGGGTACGTAAAGATCAACCTTACAGGTTTATCACTGCCAATGAATTTGCTGAGGCATTCCAATCATTCCATGTGGGAATGAAACTTGGAGATGAACTTGGGACTCCTTTTGACAAAACAAAGAGCCACCCAGCTGCTTTGACAACCCAAAAATATGGTGTTGGGAAGTGGGAGCTGTTGAAAGCTTGCATCGCAAGGGAATTTCTGCTTATGAAGAGAAACTCTTTCGTGTACATCTTCAAGTGTATGCAA CTCACAGTGATGGCCTTAATTACTATGACACTCTTTTTTAGGACTGAGATGCATAAGGATTCTGTTCAAGGAGGAAGAATCTACATGGGGGCCTTGTTTTTTGGTATGACTATGATTATGTTCAATGGAATGTCTGAGCTTTCTATGACCATTTCCAAGCTCCCTGTCTTTTACAAGCAAAGAGACCTCCTATTCTTTCCGTCATGGGCCTATGCTTTACCATCATGGATACTGAAGATCCCTATCACATTTTTAGAAGTTTCTATATGGGTATTTATTACCTACTATGTCATCGGATTTGATCCGAATGCTGAAAG GTTCTTCAGACAGTACCTCATCCTTGTTCTCACTAACCAGATGGCTTCAGGATTATTTCGGTCTATTGCAGCAATCGGTAGAAACATGATTGTTGCTAACACTTTCGGGTCATTTGCTTTACTCGTACTTTTTGCATTGGGTGGCTTCGTCCTGTCACGAG AGGACATAAAGGGTTGGTGGATATGGGGTTACTGGATTTCACCAATGATGTATGGGCAAAATGCATTGATGGCTAATGAGTTCCTTGGGCACCAGTGGAATCGA GTCCTTCCGGGTTCAAACGTATCACTAGGAGTTGAAGTTTTAAATTCCAGGAGTTTCTTCCCAGATTCATATTGGTATTGGATCGGAGTAGGGGGATTGATTGGCTTCGTATTTTTGTTCAACTTTGTCTTTACTGTGGCTCTTACCTATCTAGCCC cctTTGAGAAGAATAAGGCCGTAATATCAGATGAACCTGAAAGCGACGATCAAGTCAATGGGGTTGGAGTTGGTGGAAGCATTCAGTTAACAAACCAAGAAAGCAGCTCAAGTCATGTAAACAGATCAG AGATCCAAGATGACATTCAAAGAAGCACCTCATCCATGTCCTTTTCTATGAGTGATGCAACAGTTGGGGCCAACGGCAAAGGGAAAAAGGGAATGGTTCTTCCATTTGAGCCACATTCCATCACTTTTGATGACATTGTGTATTCTGTTGATATGCCCCAG GAAATGAAAGAACAAGGTGTCCCTGAAGATAGATTGGTGTTATTGAAGGGTGTTAGTGGTGCTTTCAGACCCGGCGTTCTCACAGCTCTCATGGGTGTTAGTGGTGCTGGTAAAACCACTCTGATGGATGTGCTTGCAGGCAGAAAAACTGGTGGTTATATCGATGGGAACATTACAGTTTCAGGTTTCCCCAAGCAACAAGAGACATTTGCTCGAGTATCTGGATACTGTGAACAAAATGACATTCATTCTCCTCATGTCACTGTGTATGAATCCTTGCTTTATTCCGCTTGGCTACGATTGTCCAGTGAGGTTGATGCTCAAACTAGAAAG ATGTTCATCGAGGAAGTCATGGAGCTTGTGGAACTGAAACCATTAAGGCATGCCCTAGTTGGTATACCTGGTGTAAACGGTTTATCAACTGAGCAGCGAAAGAGGCTTACCATTGCAGTCGAGCTTGTGGCAAACCCCTCCATCATTTTCATGGATGAGCCAACTTCAGGGCTTGATGCAAGAGCTGCTGCAATTGTCATGAGAACAGTTAGGAATACAGTGGACACTGGAAGAACAGTTGTGTGTACCATCCATCAACCAAGTATTGACATATTTGAAGCATTTGATGAG CTATTCCTTATGAAGCGTGGAGGACAAGAGATCTATGTGGGGCCATTAGGACACCATTCTAGacatcttatcaaatattttgaG GGAATTCAAGGAGTTAGCAAAATCAAAGATGGCTATAATCCAGCTACTTGGATGTTGGAAGTTACCTCAACAGCACAAGAGTTATCTTTAGGCGTCGATTTTGCTGAAATCTACAAAAAGTCAGACCTATACAG GAGAAACAAAGCTCTTATTGAAGATTTAAGTAAACCAGCTCCTGGTGCAAAGGAACTCTATTTCGCAACACAGTACTCTCAATCATTCTTGACTCAGTGTACAGCTTGTTTATGGAAGCAACACTGGTCATACTGGCGCAACCCCCCATATACTGCTGTGAGATTTCTCTTTACAACCGTCATAGCATTGATGTTTGGGACAGTGTTCTGGGACCTTGGTTCTAAAAC GAAAACAATACAAGATCTGTCCAATGCAATGGGTTCAATGTATGCTGCTGTTCTTTTCCTTGGTATCCAAAACGCTTCTTCTGTGCAACCTGTTGTGGCGGTCGAAAGGACAGTCTTTTATAGAGAAAGAGCTGCTGGAATGTACTCTGCAATGCCATATGCCATTGCACAG GTGTTAATAGAGATAccttatatttttgttcaagcTTCTGTGTATGGCCTTATAGTCTATGCTATGATCGGGTTCGAATGGACGGTTGCTAAGTTCTTCTGGTATCTCTTCTTCATGTTCTTCACCTTACTTTACTTCACCTTCTACGGCATGATGGCTGTTGCTGTCACACCAAACCATTACATTGCAGCCATAGTTTCCGCGGCATTCTACGGAGTATGGAATCTCTTTTCAGGATTCATCATCCCACGACCT AGTATGCCAATATGGTGGAGGTGGTACTACTGGATTTGTCCGGTTTCTTGGACCTTGTATGGATTGGTTGTTTCACAGTTTGGAGATATAACACACATGCTTGAAGACGGGAACAATGAGACAGTGGAGCAGTACTTGagaaatttttatgatttcaGGCATGATTATCTGGGATTAGTTGCTGCTGTGATTGTTAGTTTTGCAGTTCTCTTTGGAGCAATCTTTACTGTGTCCATAAAGATGTTCAATTTCCAAAGACGTTAa
- the LOC105784834 gene encoding pleiotropic drug resistance protein 1 isoform X1, protein MVMEGGDIIKASNSLRGSLRAGSLRAGSSSIWRNSAVDVFSRSSRDEDDEEALKWAALEKLPTVARLRKGILTGSQGGANEVDVDNLGWQEKRTLLERLVKVAEEDNERFLLKLKNRIDRVGIDLPTIEVRYENLNIEAEAFVGTSALPSVLNFITSIFENFLIDMGVLSSRKKKLTILKDVSGIVKPGRMTLLLGPPSSGKTTLLLALAGKLNPDLKFSGSVTYNGHTMKEFVPQRTAAYISQHDLHLGEVTVRETLAFSARCQGVGTRYDMLAELSRREKEANIKPDPDIDVFMKAVATEGQEASVITDYILKILGLDVCADTMVGNEMLRGISGGQRKRVTTGEMLVGPARALFMDEISTGLDSSTTFQIVNSLRQTVHILNGTAVISLLQPAPETYDLFDDIILLSDGVIVYQGPREHVVSFFESMGFRCPERKGVADFLQEVTSRKDQMQYWVRKDQPYRFITANEFAEAFQSFHVGMKLGDELGTPFDKTKSHPAALTTQKYGVGKWELLKACIAREFLLMKRNSFVYIFKCMQLTVMALITMTLFFRTEMHKDSVQGGRIYMGALFFGMTMIMFNGMSELSMTISKLPVFYKQRDLLFFPSWAYALPSWILKIPITFLEVSIWVFITYYVIGFDPNAERFFRQYLILVLTNQMASGLFRSIAAIGRNMIVANTFGSFALLVLFALGGFVLSREDIKGWWIWGYWISPMMYGQNALMANEFLGHQWNRVLPGSNVSLGVEVLNSRSFFPDSYWYWIGVGGLIGFVFLFNFVFTVALTYLAPFEKNKAVISDEPESDDQVNGVGVGGSIQLTNQESSSSHVNRSEIQDDIQRSTSSMSFSMSDATVGANGKGKKGMVLPFEPHSITFDDIVYSVDMPQEMKEQGVPEDRLVLLKGVSGAFRPGVLTALMGVSGAGKTTLMDVLAGRKTGGYIDGNITVSGFPKQQETFARVSGYCEQNDIHSPHVTVYESLLYSAWLRLSSEVDAQTRKMFIEEVMELVELKPLRHALVGIPGVNGLSTEQRKRLTIAVELVANPSIIFMDEPTSGLDARAAAIVMRTVRNTVDTGRTVVCTIHQPSIDIFEAFDEVRNIFQKKKKRSGSILVSFICNSVTKIKLQLQLFLMKRGGQEIYVGPLGHHSRHLIKYFEGIQGVSKIKDGYNPATWMLEVTSTAQELSLGVDFAEIYKKSDLYRRNKALIEDLSKPAPGAKELYFATQYSQSFLTQCTACLWKQHWSYWRNPPYTAVRFLFTTVIALMFGTVFWDLGSKTKTIQDLSNAMGSMYAAVLFLGIQNASSVQPVVAVERTVFYRERAAGMYSAMPYAIAQVLIEIPYIFVQASVYGLIVYAMIGFEWTVAKFFWYLFFMFFTLLYFTFYGMMAVAVTPNHYIAAIVSAAFYGVWNLFSGFIIPRPSMPIWWRWYYWICPVSWTLYGLVVSQFGDITHMLEDGNNETVEQYLRNFYDFRHDYLGLVAAVIVSFAVLFGAIFTVSIKMFNFQRR, encoded by the exons ATGGTAATGGAGGGTGGTGATATTATTAAAGCGAGTAATAGTTTACGGGGAAGTTTACGAGCAGGAAGTTTAAGAGCCGGAAGCTCTTCGATATGGAGAAACAGTGCTGTGGACGTATTTTCAAGGTCTTCAcgagatgaagatgatgaagaagCTTTGAAATGGGCCGCACTTGAGAAACTACCAACTGTCGCTCGTCTCAGGAAAGGTATATTAACTGGCTCTCAAGGTGGTGCCAATGAGGTCGATGTTGATAACCTTGGATGGCAAGAAAAGAGGACTTTACTTGAGAGGTTGGTCAAAGTTGCAGAGGAAGACAATGAAAGGTTCTTGTTGAAGCTCAAGAATCGTATAGACAG gGTTGGCATCGATCTTCCCACAATCGAAGTCAGATATGAAAATCTAAATATTGAAGCCGAAGCTTTTGTAGGAACCAGTGCTTTGCCTTCTGTTCTTAATTTCATTACTAGCATATTCGAG AACTTCTTGATAGATATGGGTGTTCTTTCTAGTAGAAAGAAAAAGCTGACTATCCTCAAAGACGTCAGTGGCATCGTTAAGCCAGGAAG GATGACATTGCTTTTGGGTCCTCCAAGTTCTGGAAAAACCACTCTCTTGTTGGCTCTGGCCGGGAAGCTTAATCCTGATCTCAAG TTTTCGGGGTCTGTGACATACAATGGGCATACCATGAAGGAGTTTGTGCCTCAGAGAACTGCTGCCTATATCAGTCAACATGATCTTCACTTGGGAGAAGTTACTGTGAGGGAAACTTTGGCCTTTTCTGCAAGATGCCAAGGTGTTGGAACCCGATATG ATATGTTGGCAGAGCTAtcaagaagagagaaagaagcaAACATTAAACCTGATCCTGATATTGATGTCTTCATGAAG GCAGTAGCAACAGAAGGACAGGAAGCAAGTGTAATCACTGACTATATTTTGAAG ATTTTAGGACTGGATGTATGTGCAGACACTATGGTAGGAAATGAAATGTTGAGGGGTATCTCTGGAGGACAAAGGAAGCGTGTCACAACAG GTGAAATGCTGGTTGGACCTGCCAGGGCACTGTTTATGGATGAGATATCTACTGGTCTAGACAGCTCTACTACATTCCAAATTGTGAACTCCCTCAGGCAAACTGTTCACATCCTTAATGGAACTGCAGTCATCTCCCTTCTACAGCCAGCTCCTGAGACTTACGATCTTTTTGATGACATTATTCTCCTTTCTGATGGAGTGATAGTATATCAGGGTCCTCGTGAACATGTGGTGAGCTTTTTCGAATCTATGGGCTTCAGGTGCCCGGAGAGAAAAGGTGTGGCTGATTTCTTGCAAGAG GTTACATCAAGGAAAGACCAAATGCAGTATTGGGTACGTAAAGATCAACCTTACAGGTTTATCACTGCCAATGAATTTGCTGAGGCATTCCAATCATTCCATGTGGGAATGAAACTTGGAGATGAACTTGGGACTCCTTTTGACAAAACAAAGAGCCACCCAGCTGCTTTGACAACCCAAAAATATGGTGTTGGGAAGTGGGAGCTGTTGAAAGCTTGCATCGCAAGGGAATTTCTGCTTATGAAGAGAAACTCTTTCGTGTACATCTTCAAGTGTATGCAA CTCACAGTGATGGCCTTAATTACTATGACACTCTTTTTTAGGACTGAGATGCATAAGGATTCTGTTCAAGGAGGAAGAATCTACATGGGGGCCTTGTTTTTTGGTATGACTATGATTATGTTCAATGGAATGTCTGAGCTTTCTATGACCATTTCCAAGCTCCCTGTCTTTTACAAGCAAAGAGACCTCCTATTCTTTCCGTCATGGGCCTATGCTTTACCATCATGGATACTGAAGATCCCTATCACATTTTTAGAAGTTTCTATATGGGTATTTATTACCTACTATGTCATCGGATTTGATCCGAATGCTGAAAG GTTCTTCAGACAGTACCTCATCCTTGTTCTCACTAACCAGATGGCTTCAGGATTATTTCGGTCTATTGCAGCAATCGGTAGAAACATGATTGTTGCTAACACTTTCGGGTCATTTGCTTTACTCGTACTTTTTGCATTGGGTGGCTTCGTCCTGTCACGAG AGGACATAAAGGGTTGGTGGATATGGGGTTACTGGATTTCACCAATGATGTATGGGCAAAATGCATTGATGGCTAATGAGTTCCTTGGGCACCAGTGGAATCGA GTCCTTCCGGGTTCAAACGTATCACTAGGAGTTGAAGTTTTAAATTCCAGGAGTTTCTTCCCAGATTCATATTGGTATTGGATCGGAGTAGGGGGATTGATTGGCTTCGTATTTTTGTTCAACTTTGTCTTTACTGTGGCTCTTACCTATCTAGCCC cctTTGAGAAGAATAAGGCCGTAATATCAGATGAACCTGAAAGCGACGATCAAGTCAATGGGGTTGGAGTTGGTGGAAGCATTCAGTTAACAAACCAAGAAAGCAGCTCAAGTCATGTAAACAGATCAG AGATCCAAGATGACATTCAAAGAAGCACCTCATCCATGTCCTTTTCTATGAGTGATGCAACAGTTGGGGCCAACGGCAAAGGGAAAAAGGGAATGGTTCTTCCATTTGAGCCACATTCCATCACTTTTGATGACATTGTGTATTCTGTTGATATGCCCCAG GAAATGAAAGAACAAGGTGTCCCTGAAGATAGATTGGTGTTATTGAAGGGTGTTAGTGGTGCTTTCAGACCCGGCGTTCTCACAGCTCTCATGGGTGTTAGTGGTGCTGGTAAAACCACTCTGATGGATGTGCTTGCAGGCAGAAAAACTGGTGGTTATATCGATGGGAACATTACAGTTTCAGGTTTCCCCAAGCAACAAGAGACATTTGCTCGAGTATCTGGATACTGTGAACAAAATGACATTCATTCTCCTCATGTCACTGTGTATGAATCCTTGCTTTATTCCGCTTGGCTACGATTGTCCAGTGAGGTTGATGCTCAAACTAGAAAG ATGTTCATCGAGGAAGTCATGGAGCTTGTGGAACTGAAACCATTAAGGCATGCCCTAGTTGGTATACCTGGTGTAAACGGTTTATCAACTGAGCAGCGAAAGAGGCTTACCATTGCAGTCGAGCTTGTGGCAAACCCCTCCATCATTTTCATGGATGAGCCAACTTCAGGGCTTGATGCAAGAGCTGCTGCAATTGTCATGAGAACAGTTAGGAATACAGTGGACACTGGAAGAACAGTTGTGTGTACCATCCATCAACCAAGTATTGACATATTTGAAGCATTTGATGAGGTGagaaacatttttcaaaaaaaaaaaaaaagaagtggctccattttagttagttttataTGTAATAGTGTAACTAAGATAAAATTGCAACTGCAGCTATTCCTTATGAAGCGTGGAGGACAAGAGATCTATGTGGGGCCATTAGGACACCATTCTAGacatcttatcaaatattttgaG GGAATTCAAGGAGTTAGCAAAATCAAAGATGGCTATAATCCAGCTACTTGGATGTTGGAAGTTACCTCAACAGCACAAGAGTTATCTTTAGGCGTCGATTTTGCTGAAATCTACAAAAAGTCAGACCTATACAG GAGAAACAAAGCTCTTATTGAAGATTTAAGTAAACCAGCTCCTGGTGCAAAGGAACTCTATTTCGCAACACAGTACTCTCAATCATTCTTGACTCAGTGTACAGCTTGTTTATGGAAGCAACACTGGTCATACTGGCGCAACCCCCCATATACTGCTGTGAGATTTCTCTTTACAACCGTCATAGCATTGATGTTTGGGACAGTGTTCTGGGACCTTGGTTCTAAAAC GAAAACAATACAAGATCTGTCCAATGCAATGGGTTCAATGTATGCTGCTGTTCTTTTCCTTGGTATCCAAAACGCTTCTTCTGTGCAACCTGTTGTGGCGGTCGAAAGGACAGTCTTTTATAGAGAAAGAGCTGCTGGAATGTACTCTGCAATGCCATATGCCATTGCACAG GTGTTAATAGAGATAccttatatttttgttcaagcTTCTGTGTATGGCCTTATAGTCTATGCTATGATCGGGTTCGAATGGACGGTTGCTAAGTTCTTCTGGTATCTCTTCTTCATGTTCTTCACCTTACTTTACTTCACCTTCTACGGCATGATGGCTGTTGCTGTCACACCAAACCATTACATTGCAGCCATAGTTTCCGCGGCATTCTACGGAGTATGGAATCTCTTTTCAGGATTCATCATCCCACGACCT AGTATGCCAATATGGTGGAGGTGGTACTACTGGATTTGTCCGGTTTCTTGGACCTTGTATGGATTGGTTGTTTCACAGTTTGGAGATATAACACACATGCTTGAAGACGGGAACAATGAGACAGTGGAGCAGTACTTGagaaatttttatgatttcaGGCATGATTATCTGGGATTAGTTGCTGCTGTGATTGTTAGTTTTGCAGTTCTCTTTGGAGCAATCTTTACTGTGTCCATAAAGATGTTCAATTTCCAAAGACGTTAa